GAGGTGTTACATAAGAATAAAATTTACGCCCTTCTAAAACGCGTAAAAAAACTGGCAAATAACGTTTTACGTGTCATAAAAAAAGTGTGCTTTTGTCAAAGACACACTTTTTCAACTTTTTCAAAAAAATTACTGACTTTTTGTTACAAACTCCCCAGAAATTGAACTAATAAGAAATCTATTTCTAAAACTGTTGAAAGAAGTTTCAATATGAAAAAAATATACCTGCTCCCCATTTTATTGTTTTTTATTGGTTGCGGCCAAGGTTCAGAAAAGGCTGTCGTGGATAAAAATTTTGAGGCGTTGAATGCCTTTGTTGTGGACTTGGATTACTTCACCTTGCGGGAAGAATTCAAAAACAATAAAGAGCAACTCAACACAAGGGATTCTCTCTATTTTGAAGCAATCCTCGCCAATGCCTTCAACAATCCGGAGAAATCCAATGAGGCGATAGACACTTTTTTTAAAACCCCAAAAGCGGAAATAACCGATAGCTTGGCGGAAAAGATGCTGGCCACAAAATTGACAAACCATATTTATCGCGCAGAGTATAAAGCTGCGGTAGAAATCAATGAAAAGCTCCAGCAACAATACGCCCACTTGTTGGATTCCACCAAACTGAAAGATTTACAAAACACCCATAAAATCTGGAAAGCACTTGAAAATACAAAACCTCAAAAAGTAAAAATAGCTGCCGATGTTGCCCTGCCCATTGTAAAAGATAAAGTTGGTCTTTCCACTCTTGCCACTAACATTGGGGGTTCAACAACCAATTTTGTGTTCGATACAGGCGCCAATTTCTCGGTAATCCAGCGTTCTGTGGCAGAAAATTTGGGTCTTAAAATAATTCCCGCCCAATTTGATGTGGATGCCGCCACAGGATTAAAAGTGAAAAGCGACCTAGCCGTTGCAGAAA
The Aequorivita iocasae genome window above contains:
- a CDS encoding pepsin/retropepsin-like aspartic protease family protein translates to MKKIYLLPILLFFIGCGQGSEKAVVDKNFEALNAFVVDLDYFTLREEFKNNKEQLNTRDSLYFEAILANAFNNPEKSNEAIDTFFKTPKAEITDSLAEKMLATKLTNHIYRAEYKAAVEINEKLQQQYAHLLDSTKLKDLQNTHKIWKALENTKPQKVKIAADVALPIVKDKVGLSTLATNIGGSTTNFVFDTGANFSVIQRSVAENLGLKIIPAQFDVDAATGLKVKSDLAVAEKLQLGEITATNVIFLVFDDKDLSFPTIDYEIKGIIGFPVIRALQEIQLTKDTLYVPQRPNKYSLKNLAYDEYMPIIQVTHKNDKLRFNFDTGAQTTSLYSKFYKKYHTEIDKNYTKTSLSTGGAGGQVALEGYVLKNVPLAVGKAAATIETIRLFPEKIGVTDSLHGNLGQDFIGQFEVMIISFKSASILFR